Proteins found in one Megalobrama amblycephala isolate DHTTF-2021 linkage group LG5, ASM1881202v1, whole genome shotgun sequence genomic segment:
- the LOC125269118 gene encoding carcinoembryonic antigen-related cell adhesion molecule 1-like, producing MKLLFNLLAVILILLDKGMSGVGTDKVSVSVIEGDSVTLNTGVQTNQQEEIKWYINDTRIAQIRGDLSKICTDVQCNKGTERFRDRLKLDHQTGSLTIMNITTTDSGLYELKIIIISSSSDKAFNVTVSDVPAAELYEIKEGESVTLDSGVIRKPNDEMTYFIEISIAEITGDQSKICTDVQCDDRFRDRLKLDNQTGSLTITNTRNTDSGEYKLKIIINNSRFSISRVKRVNVTVTAVPGSGLSSGVVAGIVVAVVVVLLVVAVTAGVIRKSHRKSHTAVQQNENK from the exons ATGAAGCTTCTCTTTAATTTGCTTGCAGTGATCTTGATTTTACTTGACAAAG GAATGTCTGGTGTTGGTACAGATAAAGTGTCAGTGTCTGTGAttgagggagattcagtcactctgaaCACTGGTGTTCAAACAAACCAACAAGAAGAGATTAAATGGTATATTAATGACACTCGCATCGCTCAAATCAGGGGAGATCTCAGTAAGAtctgtacagatgttcagtgtaaTAAAGGaactgagagattcagagacagactgaagctggatcatcagactggatctctgaccatcatgaACATCACAACCACAGACTCTGGACTTTATGAACTGaagatcatcatcatcagcagcagcagcgacaAGGCCTTCAATGTTACTGTCAGTG ATGTTCCTGCTGCTGAACTATATGAAATTAAGGAGGGAGAATCTGTCACTTTAGATTCTGGAGTAATAAGAAAGCCAAATGATGAGATGACATATTTTATTGAGATTTCCATCGCTGAAATCACTGGAGATCAGAGTAAGAtctgtacagatgttcagtgtgatgacagattcagagacagactgaagctggacaatcagactggatctctgaccatcacaaacaccagaaaCACAGACTCTGGAGAATATAAACTGAAGATCATCATCAACAACAGCAGATTCAGCATCAGCAGAGTAAAGAGAGTCAATGTTACTGTCACTG CTGTTCCAGGTTCAGGTCTGTCTTCAGGTGTTGTAGCAGGAAtagttgttgctgttgttgttgttctgctGGTTGTAGCTGTAACTGCTGGTGTGATTCGCAAGAGTCACCGCAAGAGTCATACAGCAGTTCAACAGAAT gAGAATAAGTAA